In a single window of the Niabella ginsenosidivorans genome:
- a CDS encoding GH36-type glycosyl hydrolase domain-containing protein → MAKSHLNLDSAFVAEFIRRLQGKGQGLGMPLTWLEDRLVEAGTSSIELVSIENQKQASDQVSIRNSVESIRLIKSTDWRKFVESVSAVEKILRTDIDGIYEQMDFTTRDRYRHVVEWIGKYSRYEEYQVAQMAIDLAKESAEKNEAPRKHHVGYYLVHESGQKVLIKKSEMRITASHRFKKILKYNRLLSYVGSAIIITLLLNSWVGIHAWQHGAHSWWAAALGAAGFIALSQAIIILVNWISTIIVHPRPLPKMDFSEGIPESYSTLIAVPSMLTNIHGIDELVEELEVRYLANLEDNLYFALVTDFSDAPQEHMPQDEQLVTHAKKLIEDLNARYVREAGTGSKFFLFHRPRKWNAGENVWMGLERKRGKLAELNSFLRKTGHDDFSEIVGDTSSLNNIKYIITLDADTQLPREAAWKLIAAMAHPLNQPVISKHGTRVIDGYGILQPRASVTIPKTNSSYYAKMHSNDSGLDPYTQLVSDVYQDLFSEGSFVGKGIYDIDVFEQVLGNAFPPNRILSHDLLEGSYVRSGLLTDVELFEDYPETYWADISRRHRWIRGDWQIASWGTPIVPGRENKLKRNFISSLSRWKIWDNLRRSLVQPATVLFLIIGWAFVPQPQLWTLLLVAAWLLPLAATTLWQLLHRPESMSYRAHLGEVKDHITSGLIHLIFSVACLPFEAVKNLDAILRSNWRMLLSHRKLLQWTPSKVSGKKKKNLAEAYLYMWPSVLIPGGIIVLLFFFKVHALAVAAPILVLWLFGPAIAWWVSKPAERKITELSLKNRTTLRFYARKTWAYFEDFVIAADNWLPPDNYQEQPITSLAHRTSPTNIGLALLSNLSAYDFGYLSPQKLIERTGNTFKTLALMERYRGHFYNWYDTMSLVPLYPKYISMVDSGNFVAGLIVLKQGLDELQNEKILTVQHMAGLQDTLSVIKSTVDKKNVPSIEEMESIIYPLQEQAAFSIPKVFTAFRQLAEKTRALQTAKDISESTEATEWVNRFENQLQDLRDCMEQFCGWAHQLPLPDKFSMLRVLETFPSFKELLNYERTIPQLISEYTGLTNEEQELLNPLLEAVQTAAANAKAFLSVVVQQQNDCQEFAAIDYSFLYNKTQNLFHIGYNVSEDVADKSFYDMLASEARLGIYAAIAQGKIPQAAWFSLGRLVTNLGSDPVLLSWSGSMFEYLMPQMLMPVYENTLLERTSKGAVRNQISYGNKNNVPWGISESGYNLVDTSLHYQYQSFGVPGLGLKRGLANDLVIAPYATAMALMVDPSVAFDNLRTLSQKGFEGKYGFYEAIDYTPSRMPRGQSHAIIKSFMVHHLGMSFLSFAYVLLDKKMQERFQRDPQFQSALLLLQEKAPRTTNFYSHTEEEGDRQTISHESHMRVLTTPNTPVPEVQLLSNGRYCLVISNSGGGYSRWKNIALYRWREDSTLDNWGVFCYIKDLQTGEFWSNTYQPTLKKSKTYETIFSQGHVEFRRTDGPIETKTDVVVSPEDDVEIRRITIANRSSSVKTIEVTSYCEVVITDQAADEAHPAFSNLFVQTAIEENQNAILCSRRPRAKNETPPWMFHTLILQGTKSEEISYETDRMRFIGRGQSIANPAALQQNGVLSGTQGSVLDPIASVRYKITLKPRQYVTVDLMLGIAESKEQCAGLLMKYQDRYIRNRVFELAWTHSQVLLHQINATEVEAQLYNSIAGSIIYANSNFRAAPSVIESNLKGQSGLWSYAISGDLPIVLVRVKDSDNIDLVKQLIKAHSYWALKGLKVDLVIWNDDFGSYRQVFHDQIIGFITATSGGVLDQPGGIFVRAGDQISNEDRILFQTVARLIFDDEKGTLAEQVLKKKSPKGLPAAFTAQPQDFETDPSKTVTLPDGLLFNNGTGGFTQDGKEYILITDQQRKSPAPWCNIIANREVGSMLSESGSAYTWVENAQSFRLTPWQNDPVSDKCGEAWYIRDEESGTFWSPTPLPKPGRNAYITRHGFGYSVYEHINNDIFSQLWVYADVELPVKYVVLKLRNLGSHHRKLSATGYVEWVLGDAVQKNKLFVVADKDPVTSVLFVRNRYNTAFADRVVFFDVDGNEKSLTCDRVEFIGRNGSLANPDAMLRKQLSGRTGAGLDPCTALQVIVNLPPEEEREVIFRIGAGKNEEETRALVEKIKGSVFAHEAQSKVHNQWNHILSAVTVKTPDDAMNVITNGWLVYQALACRVWGRSGFYQSGGAFGFRDQLQDVLALMHTTPQVTREQIVLAASRQFREGDVQHWWHPPTGRGVRTRCSDDYLWLPYVTARYITATGDTEVLNQYISFIDGRPLRPDEESYYDLPVFLNHWETLYNHCKYSIRNGLRFGANGLPLIGSGDWNDGMDKVGAEGKGESVWLAFFLYDVLIHFETIARNYGDNDFSEQCRTEAEKLKENIHKNAWDGDWYRRAYFDDGTPLGSKINEECKIDAISQSWSVLSGGGEAERSGQGMRSLNEYLIDRKNGVIKLLTPPFDQSDLYPGYIKGYVPGVRENGGQYTHAAIWTIMAFAAMKDKARVWELFSMVNPVNHALNPEQVQQYKVEPYVMAADVYGAPPHEGRGGWTWYTGSAGWTYQLAIGSILGIQRVNDQLYLNPCIPDEWAGYELRYRFGNTFYHLHIKNIKKDGTVHFIQNGNAVAEAFIKLIDDGQEHHVEVEI, encoded by the coding sequence ATGGCAAAGTCCCATCTGAACCTGGATAGTGCCTTTGTTGCGGAATTTATACGTCGCCTGCAGGGAAAAGGGCAGGGGCTGGGAATGCCTTTAACATGGCTGGAAGACCGGTTGGTGGAAGCCGGAACTTCTTCTATTGAACTGGTCAGTATTGAAAACCAGAAACAAGCTTCTGACCAGGTTTCCATAAGGAACTCCGTTGAAAGCATCCGTCTTATAAAAAGTACCGACTGGCGGAAATTTGTTGAAAGTGTCAGCGCCGTGGAAAAAATCCTCCGTACAGATATTGACGGAATATATGAACAAATGGATTTTACCACAAGAGACCGCTACCGGCATGTTGTTGAGTGGATCGGTAAGTACAGCCGCTATGAGGAATACCAGGTAGCGCAGATGGCCATTGACCTTGCAAAAGAAAGCGCTGAAAAGAACGAAGCGCCCCGGAAACATCATGTAGGCTATTACCTTGTTCATGAGAGCGGGCAGAAAGTGCTGATAAAAAAATCGGAGATGCGCATAACTGCCAGTCACCGGTTTAAGAAGATCTTAAAATATAACCGCCTGTTATCTTATGTGGGCTCGGCCATTATCATTACCCTTTTGCTGAACAGTTGGGTTGGCATACACGCCTGGCAGCATGGGGCACATTCCTGGTGGGCTGCTGCTTTGGGAGCGGCCGGTTTTATTGCTTTAAGCCAGGCTATCATTATCCTGGTCAACTGGATCTCTACCATAATTGTACACCCCAGGCCATTGCCTAAAATGGATTTTTCTGAAGGCATCCCGGAGTCGTACAGTACATTGATAGCGGTACCCAGCATGCTTACCAATATACATGGCATTGATGAACTGGTGGAAGAGCTGGAGGTCCGTTACCTGGCAAATCTTGAAGACAACCTGTATTTTGCCCTTGTAACCGATTTTTCAGATGCGCCGCAGGAACATATGCCACAGGACGAGCAGTTGGTAACCCATGCAAAAAAACTGATAGAAGACCTGAATGCGCGTTATGTAAGGGAAGCCGGTACAGGCAGTAAATTTTTTCTGTTTCACCGCCCAAGAAAATGGAACGCAGGTGAAAATGTATGGATGGGACTGGAAAGGAAACGGGGCAAGCTGGCAGAGCTCAATAGCTTTTTAAGGAAAACAGGCCACGATGATTTTTCAGAAATTGTTGGCGACACTTCTTCTTTGAATAATATCAAATATATTATTACACTGGATGCTGACACCCAGCTTCCGAGGGAAGCTGCCTGGAAACTGATCGCCGCCATGGCGCATCCTTTAAACCAGCCGGTAATCAGCAAACACGGCACAAGGGTTATTGACGGGTACGGAATTTTACAACCCCGGGCTTCGGTAACCATTCCCAAAACCAACAGCAGCTACTATGCTAAAATGCATAGCAATGATTCAGGGCTGGACCCTTATACCCAACTGGTTTCAGATGTTTACCAGGATCTTTTTTCCGAAGGCTCTTTTGTAGGAAAAGGCATTTATGATATCGATGTTTTTGAACAGGTGCTGGGCAATGCATTTCCGCCCAACCGCATCTTAAGCCACGACCTGCTGGAAGGTTCTTATGTGCGCTCCGGTCTCCTGACAGATGTGGAGTTGTTTGAAGATTACCCCGAAACCTACTGGGCAGACATCAGCCGGCGCCACCGCTGGATAAGAGGCGACTGGCAGATCGCCAGTTGGGGCACGCCGATAGTGCCGGGAAGAGAGAATAAGCTTAAACGGAACTTTATTTCCAGCCTTTCGCGCTGGAAGATATGGGACAACCTGCGCAGGAGCCTGGTACAGCCCGCAACAGTGCTGTTCCTGATCATCGGGTGGGCATTTGTGCCACAACCTCAGCTATGGACACTTTTACTGGTTGCCGCATGGCTACTTCCTCTGGCAGCAACAACCTTATGGCAACTATTGCACCGCCCGGAAAGCATGAGTTACAGAGCTCACCTCGGTGAAGTAAAAGATCATATAACATCGGGGTTAATACATCTTATTTTTAGTGTTGCCTGTCTCCCGTTTGAGGCAGTGAAAAACCTGGATGCCATCCTGCGTTCCAACTGGCGCATGCTTTTATCACACCGGAAATTACTGCAGTGGACCCCTTCAAAAGTATCCGGTAAAAAGAAAAAGAACCTGGCCGAAGCCTATCTTTATATGTGGCCCTCTGTACTTATTCCGGGGGGAATCATCGTTCTGCTGTTCTTTTTTAAGGTACATGCACTTGCGGTTGCCGCGCCGATCCTGGTTTTATGGCTGTTTGGCCCTGCTATTGCGTGGTGGGTAAGCAAGCCTGCTGAACGGAAAATAACAGAGCTTTCTTTAAAGAATCGCACCACCCTGCGCTTTTATGCCCGTAAAACCTGGGCTTATTTTGAAGACTTTGTTATAGCCGCAGATAACTGGCTGCCGCCGGACAACTATCAGGAGCAGCCAATAACATCTCTGGCCCACAGGACCTCACCAACAAATATAGGACTGGCGTTATTGTCCAATTTATCTGCATACGATTTTGGCTATTTATCACCGCAGAAATTAATAGAAAGAACCGGGAACACATTTAAGACCCTTGCGTTAATGGAGCGTTACAGAGGGCATTTTTATAACTGGTACGATACGATGTCATTGGTGCCCCTGTATCCCAAATACATTTCTATGGTAGACAGTGGCAATTTTGTAGCCGGCCTGATAGTATTAAAGCAGGGATTGGACGAATTACAAAATGAAAAAATCCTTACGGTACAACATATGGCAGGCTTACAGGATACGCTGTCCGTTATCAAAAGCACGGTCGATAAAAAGAATGTGCCTTCCATAGAGGAAATGGAGTCCATCATCTATCCTTTGCAGGAACAGGCAGCCTTTTCGATTCCAAAAGTTTTTACGGCGTTCAGGCAACTTGCCGAGAAGACCAGGGCGCTCCAAACAGCAAAAGACATCAGCGAAAGCACAGAAGCCACAGAATGGGTCAATCGTTTTGAGAACCAGCTGCAGGACCTTCGGGATTGTATGGAACAATTTTGCGGGTGGGCGCACCAGTTGCCGCTTCCGGATAAATTCAGCATGCTAAGGGTGCTTGAAACCTTTCCGTCATTTAAGGAACTGCTGAACTATGAAAGAACAATCCCGCAGCTGATCAGTGAATACACGGGACTGACGAATGAAGAACAGGAGCTCCTGAACCCCTTGTTGGAGGCGGTACAAACAGCTGCAGCCAATGCAAAAGCATTCTTGTCTGTAGTTGTGCAGCAGCAGAATGACTGTCAGGAATTTGCTGCTATTGATTATAGTTTCCTTTACAATAAAACGCAAAACCTGTTTCATATTGGCTATAATGTTAGCGAAGATGTAGCAGATAAGAGCTTTTACGATATGCTGGCTTCAGAAGCAAGACTGGGCATTTATGCTGCCATTGCGCAGGGAAAGATCCCTCAGGCTGCATGGTTTTCTCTGGGCCGGCTGGTAACCAACCTGGGCAGTGATCCTGTATTGCTTTCCTGGAGCGGCTCCATGTTTGAATACCTGATGCCGCAGATGCTGATGCCGGTATATGAAAACACCCTGCTGGAACGCACCAGTAAAGGTGCTGTACGCAACCAGATCAGTTACGGCAATAAGAATAATGTGCCCTGGGGCATTTCAGAGTCGGGTTATAACCTGGTAGATACCAGCCTGCATTACCAGTATCAATCCTTTGGTGTACCAGGGTTGGGATTGAAAAGAGGCCTGGCCAATGACCTGGTCATTGCGCCGTATGCAACGGCAATGGCCTTAATGGTAGATCCGTCTGTTGCATTCGACAACCTGAGAACGCTTTCCCAGAAAGGGTTTGAAGGAAAGTACGGCTTTTATGAAGCCATTGACTATACGCCTTCAAGAATGCCCCGCGGCCAGTCGCATGCTATAATAAAATCATTTATGGTGCATCACCTGGGCATGAGCTTCCTTTCCTTTGCCTATGTGCTGCTCGATAAAAAAATGCAGGAGCGTTTTCAGCGGGATCCGCAGTTCCAGTCGGCGCTCCTCCTGCTACAGGAAAAAGCGCCGCGCACCACTAATTTCTATTCCCATACAGAAGAAGAGGGCGACCGTCAAACGATCTCTCATGAATCGCATATGAGAGTATTGACAACGCCAAACACCCCGGTGCCTGAGGTACAACTATTATCCAACGGCAGGTACTGTCTGGTGATATCCAATAGCGGCGGTGGATACAGCCGGTGGAAGAATATTGCCTTATACCGGTGGAGAGAGGATAGCACGCTGGACAACTGGGGCGTTTTTTGCTATATTAAAGATCTGCAGACCGGTGAGTTCTGGTCAAATACCTATCAGCCCACGCTGAAAAAGAGTAAAACATATGAGACCATTTTCTCACAGGGGCATGTGGAATTCCGCCGCACTGATGGGCCTATTGAAACAAAAACAGACGTGGTGGTATCTCCGGAAGATGACGTGGAGATCCGGCGCATAACCATTGCCAACCGCTCCTCTTCTGTAAAAACAATTGAAGTCACCAGCTATTGTGAGGTAGTGATCACGGATCAGGCAGCCGATGAAGCCCACCCGGCATTCAGCAACCTGTTTGTACAAACCGCTATAGAGGAAAATCAGAACGCCATCCTTTGTTCACGCAGGCCAAGAGCAAAGAACGAAACGCCTCCATGGATGTTCCATACTTTGATCTTACAGGGCACAAAATCCGAGGAGATCTCTTATGAAACCGACCGGATGCGGTTTATCGGCCGCGGCCAATCGATAGCTAATCCTGCAGCACTGCAGCAAAACGGCGTTTTATCCGGCACACAGGGCTCCGTTCTGGACCCTATTGCATCCGTACGCTATAAGATCACTTTAAAGCCCAGGCAATACGTTACGGTTGACCTGATGCTGGGCATTGCAGAATCAAAAGAGCAATGTGCCGGCCTGCTGATGAAATACCAGGATCGTTATATCCGTAACCGCGTATTTGAACTGGCATGGACGCATAGCCAGGTTTTGCTGCATCAGATCAATGCCACAGAGGTAGAGGCGCAATTGTACAACTCCATTGCAGGCTCTATTATTTATGCCAATAGTAATTTCCGTGCAGCTCCTTCTGTAATAGAAAGCAACCTGAAAGGGCAATCCGGGTTATGGAGTTATGCTATATCAGGAGACCTGCCCATTGTATTAGTGCGCGTAAAGGATAGTGATAATATTGATTTGGTAAAACAATTGATAAAAGCGCATTCCTATTGGGCTTTAAAAGGTTTAAAGGTGGATCTTGTTATCTGGAACGACGATTTTGGCTCTTATCGCCAGGTCTTCCACGATCAGATCATTGGTTTTATTACTGCCACAAGCGGCGGTGTGTTAGACCAGCCCGGCGGTATCTTTGTCCGTGCCGGAGACCAGATCTCCAATGAAGACCGCATCCTGTTCCAAACCGTGGCCCGCTTAATCTTTGACGATGAGAAAGGTACATTGGCAGAACAGGTGCTGAAGAAGAAATCGCCCAAAGGACTGCCGGCAGCATTTACAGCCCAGCCACAGGATTTTGAAACTGATCCTTCAAAAACCGTCACCCTTCCGGATGGCTTATTGTTCAATAATGGTACCGGCGGGTTTACACAGGATGGAAAAGAATATATTTTAATAACAGACCAGCAAAGAAAATCTCCGGCCCCGTGGTGCAATATCATCGCAAACAGGGAGGTAGGCTCCATGCTCTCAGAAAGCGGATCTGCCTATACCTGGGTAGAGAATGCCCAGTCCTTTCGGTTAACGCCCTGGCAAAACGATCCGGTATCTGATAAATGTGGCGAGGCCTGGTATATCCGCGACGAAGAATCGGGCACATTCTGGTCTCCCACACCATTGCCCAAACCGGGAAGAAATGCTTATATAACAAGGCATGGCTTTGGGTATTCTGTTTATGAGCATATCAACAACGACATATTTTCCCAGCTGTGGGTCTATGCAGATGTGGAGCTGCCCGTAAAATATGTGGTATTAAAACTCCGTAACCTTGGCAGTCATCACAGGAAGCTATCTGCCACAGGCTATGTAGAATGGGTTTTGGGAGACGCGGTTCAAAAGAATAAGCTATTTGTAGTGGCAGACAAAGATCCGGTTACCAGTGTGCTTTTTGTCAGGAACCGCTATAATACTGCTTTTGCCGACAGGGTTGTTTTTTTTGATGTAGATGGTAATGAAAAAAGCCTGACTTGTGATCGTGTGGAATTTATCGGCAGGAACGGTTCCCTTGCCAATCCGGATGCAATGCTGCGCAAGCAGTTGTCCGGCAGAACCGGTGCGGGCCTTGATCCCTGCACTGCCTTACAGGTAATTGTAAACCTTCCTCCGGAGGAAGAACGGGAAGTGATCTTCAGGATCGGTGCCGGGAAGAATGAAGAAGAAACCAGAGCATTGGTTGAAAAAATAAAAGGTAGTGTTTTTGCTCATGAGGCACAATCAAAAGTACACAATCAATGGAATCATATTTTAAGTGCCGTTACTGTTAAAACCCCGGATGATGCCATGAATGTGATCACCAATGGCTGGCTGGTATACCAGGCCCTTGCCTGCCGTGTTTGGGGAAGAAGCGGTTTTTACCAATCTGGTGGAGCCTTTGGTTTCCGCGATCAGTTACAGGATGTATTAGCATTGATGCATACAACGCCCCAGGTTACAAGGGAACAGATCGTACTGGCTGCTTCAAGACAGTTCCGGGAAGGTGATGTGCAGCACTGGTGGCACCCGCCTACAGGCCGCGGTGTGCGCACCCGGTGTTCTGATGACTACCTGTGGCTGCCTTATGTAACCGCCCGGTACATTACAGCAACGGGAGATACGGAAGTGCTGAACCAATATATTTCCTTTATTGACGGCCGTCCTCTGCGCCCGGATGAAGAATCCTATTATGATTTACCTGTGTTCCTGAATCACTGGGAAACACTGTACAACCACTGCAAATATTCTATCCGTAACGGGCTCAGGTTCGGTGCAAACGGGTTGCCGCTGATTGGTTCCGGCGACTGGAATGATGGTATGGACAAAGTAGGTGCGGAGGGCAAGGGGGAAAGCGTTTGGCTGGCTTTTTTCCTGTATGATGTGCTCATCCATTTTGAAACGATTGCCAGGAACTATGGAGACAATGATTTCAGTGAACAATGCCGGACAGAAGCTGAAAAACTCAAAGAAAATATTCATAAAAATGCATGGGATGGTGACTGGTACCGCCGGGCTTATTTTGATGACGGCACCCCGTTGGGCTCAAAGATCAACGAGGAATGCAAGATCGACGCCATTTCCCAAAGCTGGTCAGTATTGTCCGGCGGCGGCGAAGCGGAGAGAAGCGGGCAGGGTATGCGTTCCTTAAATGAATACCTGATTGACCGTAAGAACGGGGTCATCAAACTGCTCACGCCTCCCTTTGATCAATCAGATCTGTATCCCGGCTATATAAAAGGCTATGTGCCAGGAGTGCGTGAAAACGGAGGGCAATATACTCACGCGGCTATCTGGACCATTATGGCCTTTGCTGCTATGAAAGACAAAGCGCGTGTTTGGGAATTGTTCTCAATGGTGAACCCGGTGAATCATGCTTTGAATCCGGAACAGGTACAGCAATATAAAGTGGAACCTTATGTAATGGCTGCAGATGTGTATGGGGCTCCGCCCCACGAAGGCCGGGGAGGGTGGACCTGGTATACGGGTTCTGCGGGATGGACCTACCAGTTGGCTATTGGCTCCATTTTAGGCATTCAGCGTGTTAACGATCAACTGTACCTCAATCCCTGTATCCCTGATGAATGGGCCGGCTATGAGCTCCGGTACCGTTTTGGCAATACGTTTTATCATCTGCACATAAAAAATATAAAAAAAGACGGAACTGTTCACTTTATTCAAAACGGAAATGCAGTGGCAGAAGCATTTATTAAACTGATAGATGACGGGCAGGAGCATCATGTAGAGGTAGAGATCTGA